In Candidatus Dormiibacterota bacterium, a single window of DNA contains:
- a CDS encoding RNA polymerase sigma factor, protein MVSDTLTELDDQALVDAFRGGVVWAFEELYRRHRPLVVRRLTRLCGNEAVAEELAQETFLRAAQRIGTEGDLKFRAWVLRIGTNLAIDHIRALRRQPAQSIDDMLHVKPAAGTVSVIDTEQHVEQREDARFVVSVLDRLNPRHRQVLVLREIEGLDYRSIADRLGVSCSAIETLLFRARGRFREEYAKAMVA, encoded by the coding sequence GTGGTCTCCGACACCCTCACCGAACTCGACGATCAGGCCCTGGTCGATGCCTTCCGAGGTGGTGTCGTCTGGGCCTTCGAGGAGCTCTATCGCCGTCACCGCCCGCTGGTGGTGCGCCGGCTGACCCGCCTGTGTGGGAACGAGGCGGTCGCGGAGGAGCTCGCTCAGGAGACGTTCCTTCGCGCCGCCCAGCGCATCGGCACCGAGGGTGACCTGAAGTTCCGAGCCTGGGTGCTGCGGATCGGCACCAACCTCGCCATCGACCACATCCGCGCCCTCCGCCGCCAGCCGGCGCAGTCGATCGACGACATGCTCCACGTGAAGCCCGCCGCCGGCACCGTCTCGGTGATCGACACCGAGCAGCACGTCGAGCAGCGCGAGGACGCCCGCTTCGTCGTCTCGGTTCTCGACCGGCTCAATCCGCGCCACCGGCAGGTGCTGGTGCTGCGCGAGATCGAGGGTCTCGACTACCGCTCGATCGCCGACCGCCTCGGGGTGTCCTGCTCGGCGATCGAGACCCTGCTGTTCCGCGCCCGCGGACGCTTCCGCGAGGAGTACGCGAAGGCGATGGTCGCCTGA